The Vicia villosa cultivar HV-30 ecotype Madison, WI linkage group LG1, Vvil1.0, whole genome shotgun sequence genome includes a region encoding these proteins:
- the LOC131639901 gene encoding calcium uniporter protein 2, mitochondrial-like: MAFKKTLTQRLLNITKMSSQSLSNCRISSSSFQSRIPSTAAKRDIAPEPGDDGVFRRFLHKRAAFRPEVRSPHPAGESLIQKLREMDIAKNRIRLDGLSPPEKEKSAVEVQDVRKLLRAAQLEAVKSKLRKIQQSCVSYSEFVQMCGENCSDREQAKQIAKILDDSATVIILGDVVFLKPEQVAKTIQALLPVPGQKPNDAETKELEEMEKVKAAIDNKAAAGVRRELWGGLGFLTVQTLAFMRLTFWELNWDVMEPICFYVTSMYFMAGYTFFMRTSKEPCFEGFYQSRFSTKQKRLMKLHNFDIARYNQLKDGSPLASSSELNSTTVHPLNQFQRSF; the protein is encoded by the exons ATGGCGTTTAAGAAAACCCTAACTCAGCGTCTCTTAAACATCACAAAAATGTCGTCGCAATCGCTCTCGAATTGTCgcatttcctcttcttcttttcaatCGCGGATCCCTTCCACCGCCGCCAAGCGCGACATTGCCCCGGAGCCCGGGGACGACGGTGTTTTCCGTAGGTTTCTCCATAAGAGAGCCGCGTTCCGACCGGAGGTCCGATCTCCGCATCCTGCCGGGGAGAGTCTAATCCAGAAACTCCGGGAGATGGACATTGCGAAGAACCGGATCCGGTTGGACGGGTTGAGTCCGCCGGAGAAGGAGAAATCGGCGGTGGAAGTCCAAGATGTTCGGAAATTGTTGAGAGCCGCGCAGCTTGAGGCGGTGAAGTCGAAGCTGAGGAAGATCCAGCAGAGTTGCGTGTCGTACTCGGAGTTTGTTCAAATGTGCGGCGAGAATTGTTCCGATCGAGAACAAGCGAAGCAGATTGCGAAAATACTGGACGATTCCGCAACTGTAATCATCTTAGGCGACGTCGTTTTTCTGAAACCTGAACAG GTAGCAAAAACAATCCAGGCTCTGCTCCCTGTACCAGGACAAAAACCTAATGATGCAGAAACAAAAGAACTTGAAGAAATGGAGAAAGTGAAAGCTGCTATTGACAACAAAGCTGCCGCAGGGGTCCGCCGTGAGCTCTGGGGCGGACTCGGTTTTCTGACGGTACAAACATTAGCATTCATGAGGCTCACATTCTGGGAGCTTAACTGGGATGTAATGGAGCCCATATGCTTCTATGTGACCTCAATGTACTTCATGGCTGGCTACACATTCTTCATGAGAACATCCAAAGAACCTTGCTTTGAAGGTTTCTATCAGAGCCGCTTCAGCACTAAGCAGAAGCGTCTGATGAAACTTCACAATTTTGACATTGCAAGGTATAATCAACTCAAGGATGGTTCGCCACTGGCATCATCTTCTGAGTTGAATTCAACTACTGTTCATCCATTGAACCAATTTCAGAGATCTTTTTGA
- the LOC131644401 gene encoding uncharacterized protein LOC131644401, translating to MRRFLVDRENIENVNVVQPEAELEPLINNVINEFNPNEIVRDPGRRKQINEYAPDIQDQVRRAYILKGLMQLDLSSFPRTQFGSVKRAFCKSWYKNYTWLEYSEIKDAAYCFYCFLFKQPGRAEHFGFEVFTKSGYRDWKHASQGLKGHVGSHNSLHNSCVKHYDDYNNQRQSVTSKFAKATKESEELYKIRLTCSLYCSRYLIAQGMAIRGHDESSTSLNKGNFREMVDWVKSQNEQVRDAFDRGGKNCTMTCGDIQKELATCCAHEVTKVIMEELGDRQFSVLIDESRDISVKEQMAVMLRFLNDKGNVAERFIALHHVIDTSSKSLKDALYGILDKYTLSISRIRGQGYDGASNMRGEFNGLQRKILDENPYAFYVHCYAHHLQLVVVSVTSSCSSIHDFFEYITLIVNTTNASCKRRDALTEAQHQDILNKLESCEISRGRGLHQSSSLTRPGDTRWGSHHTTLLRLDQMWSSVLKVLSMVDEDGRGPSQATGFCVAKSILVPNMDDEIPVWGRSRAEGRTITNLDHYRAEIFYVTIDKICVEMDHRFSEGSNIILDCFSCLDPKNSFSKFDVDKLARLADIYHVDFSDEDRGTIRDQLETYVLQL from the exons ATGAGGAgatttttggttgatagagaaaatattgagaatgtgaatgttgtgcAACCGGAAGCTGAATTAGAGCCACTGATTAATAATGTGATTAATGAGTTTaatccaaatgagattgtgcgtgaTCCAGGTCGTAGGAAACAAATTAATGAGTATGCTCCGGATATTCAAGACCAAGTGAGGAGGGCATATATATTGAAGGGTCTAATGCAACTAGATTTGTCAAGCTTTCCTCGTACTCAATTTGGAAGTGTTAAAAGAGCATTTTGTAAATCATGGTATAAGAATTATACATGGTTAGAATACAGTGAGATAAAAGATGCAGcttattgtttttattgttttctatttAAGCAACCCGGGAGGGCCGAACACTTTGGTTTTGAAGTCTTCACTAAAAGCGGATATAGAGATTGGAAGCATGCATCTCAAGGCTTGAAAGGTCATGTTGGTAGTCATAATAGTTTGCACAACTCATGTGTCAAGCACTACgatgattataataatcaaagacaAAGTGTGACAAGTAAGTTTGCTAAAGCAACAAAGGAATCAGAAGAATTGTATAAGATTCGTTTAACTTGTTCTTTATATTGTTCAAGATATCTCATAGCACAAGGCATGGCTATCCGTGGCCATGATGAATCTTCTACTTCGCTAAATAAAGGTAATTTTAGAGAGATGGTAGATTGGGTAAAATCTCAGAATGAACAAGTGAGGGATGCTTTTGACCGTGGTGGAAAAAATTGCACAATGACTTGCGGTGACATTCAAAAGGAGCTTGCAACGTGTTGTGCACATGAAGTTACtaaggtgattatggaagagcttgGTGATAGACAATTCTCCGTGCTTATTGACGAGTCACGTGATATATCCGTCAAAGAGCAAATGGCGGTTATGTTGAG GTTTTTGAATGACAAAGGAAATGTTGCGGAACGATTTATTGCTCTACATCATGTCATAGATACTTCATCTAAGTCATTAAAGGATGCtctttatggtattcttgataagTACACATTATCTATTTCAAGGATACGAGGGCAAGGATATGATGGAGCTTCAAATATGAGAGGTGAATTTAATGGTTTGCAAAGAAAAATTCTAGATGAAAACCCTTATGCTTTCTATGTCCATTGTTATGCTCACCATTTGCAATTGGTTGTTGTGTCTGTTACTAGTAGTTGTTCATCTATTCATGATTTCTTTGAGTACATCACCTTGATTGTGAATACAACAAATGCATCTTGTAAGAGGAGGGATGCTTTGACAGAGGCACAACACCAAGATATTTTAAATAAACTTGAAAGTTGTGAGATATCTAGAGGAAGAGGTTTGCACCAATCATCTAGTCTCACTAGACCCGGGGATACTAGATGGGGTTCACACCATACTACATTGCTTCGTTTGGATCAAATGTGGTCCTCCGTGTTAAAGGTGCTTAGTATGGTTGATGAAGATGGACGTGGACCATCTCAAGCAACAG GATTTTGTGTTGCTAAAAGTATTCTGGTACCAAATATGGATGATGAAATACCGGTCTGGGGTCGTTCAAGAGCAGAAGGGAGGACTATTACTAATCTTGATCATTACCGTGCAGAGATTTTTTATGTTACTATTGATAAAATATGTGTGGAGATGGATCACCGCTTTAGTGAAGGAAGTAATATTATACTCGATTGCTTTTCATGTCTTGACCCCAAGAACTCTTTCTCAAAGTTCGATGTTGATAAGCTTGCTCGTCTTGCTGATATTTATCATGTAGACTTTTCTGATGAAGACCGGGGAACAATTAGGGATCAACTGGAAACTTATGTGCTTCAA CTTTGA